One Vanessa cardui chromosome 22, ilVanCard2.1, whole genome shotgun sequence DNA window includes the following coding sequences:
- the LOC124539182 gene encoding glucose dehydrogenase [FAD, quinone]-like has protein sequence MAETQNYPINAQNSAQTATYSKELGIGSWLPTLNPTPQSLYRGPNTDPQITGSNISPVIVDTSTDTIETQRHIEDYDFIIVGGGSAGCVVANRLSEVRQWRILLIEAGPEEPDITMIPSLAPLVQQSNIDWNYRGQPEDTSCRGPESRTCVWPRGKTMGGTSAINYMVYMRGNRLDYDGWAEMGNPGWSYNEVLPYFRKSENNRNREANDILHHGVGGPLNVERFSYIDENTLMIIEAFQEKGLPLKDLTLPDNLGVNLGQSTTLNGRRFSANTAFIRPVRNVRPNLDIIVNAFVTKVIIDPNSNIAQGVTYYKNGVYVNVHAKRDVIISGGTINSPKILMLSGIGPKQHLQSLNIPVLADLKVGENLQEHVTTNGLSIEFSNKTSTALNASQLFNEIIEYRKQDNFNTGPLATTGVLNAIAFIKTKYAPVNAPDIQFHFDARNMEEFLADPQIYIQRRLTPLSLSSGVGIWPILLTPKSRGYLLLNQTDPVFGPPLIFSGFYTVKEDLDTLIEGIKYSLTLEETDAFKRYGARIIQTPIQGCEEYDWGSYDYFACLLVQYTATIFHPAGTCKMGPSWDKDAVVDSRLRVHGIKNLRVIDASIMPTVVRGNTNAPTIMIGEKASDMIKEDWAIKD, from the exons ATGGCTGAAACTCAAAATTATCCAATCAATGCTCAAAATTCTGCACAAACTGCAACTTATTCTAAAGAATTAGGAATTGGAAGTTGGTTACCAACATTAAATCCCACTCCACAAAGTCTGTATAGAGGACCAAATACTGATCCACAAATAACTGGATCAAATATAAGTCCAGTAATTGTCGATACTAGTACAGACACAATAGAAACACAGAGGCACATAGAAGActatgattttataattgttgGTGGTGGATCAGCAGGCTGTGTGGTTGCAAATCGATTATCAGAAGTACGACAGTGGAGA atccTTTTAATTGAAGCCGGTCCTGAAGAGCCGGATATTACGATGATACCAAGTTTAGCGCCACTAGTCCAACAATCCAATATTGACTGGAACTACCGAGGTCAACCGGAAGATACGTCATGCAGAGGTCCAGAAAGTCGTACGTGTGTTTGGCCGAG aggtAAAACAATGGGAGGAACCAGCGCCATTAACTATATGGTATATATGAGAGGAAATCGGCTCGACTACGACGGTTGGGCTGAAATGGGCAATCCGGGTTGGAGTTATAATGAG GTTCTTCCTTATTTTAGAAAATCTGAAAATAACCGAAATAGAGAAGCGAACGATATTCTTCATCATGGAGTCGGTGGACCTCTTAATGTAGAAAGATTTTCTTACATTGATGAAAATACACTTATGATAATAGAAGCTTTCCAAGAAAAAGGACTACCGTTAAAAGATTTAACTCTACCAGATAACCTTGGCGTTAATTTAGGTCAATCTACTACTTTAAATGGTCGTCGATTTTCAGCAAATACAGCATTCATAAGGCCAGTACGCAATGTACGACCTAATCTTGACATTATTGTAAATGCCTTTGTCACAAAAGTCATTATTGATCCAAATTCTAATATAGCTCAAGGTGTGACTTATTACAAAAATGGTGTTTATGTGAATGTACATGCTAAAAGAGACGTGATAATTAGTGGAGGTACAATTAACTCTCCAAAAATACTTATGCTGTCGGGTATAGGACCTAAACAACACTTACAAAGCCTTAATATACCAGTATTAGCTGATCTAAAAGTTGGAGAAAATTTACAAGAACACGTAACGACGAATGGTCTTTCGAtagaattttctaataaaacttCAACGGCGCTTAATGCTTctcaattatttaatgaaatcatCGAATACAGAAAACAAGATAACTTTAACACCGGACCTTTAGCTACAACGGGTGTTTTGAATGCCATTGCATTTATCAAAACTAAATACGCTCCTGTTAATGCACCAGATATACAATTTCATTTCGATGCCAGAAATATGGAAGAGTTCCTTGCAGATCctcaaatatatattcaaagaaGGCTGACCCCTTTATCTTTATCCAGTGGTGTTGGTATATGGCCGATTTTACTTACACCTAAAAGTAgaggatatttattattaaatcaaacagATCCAGTTTTTGGACCACCTTTGATTTTTTCTGGTTTTTATACAGTTAAAGAAGACTTAGATACACTAATTGAAGGAATCAAATACTCTTTAACTTTAGAAGAGACAGATGCATTTAAACGTTATGGTGCGAGAATTATTCAAACACCCATCCAGGGCTGTGAAGAATACGATTGGGGATCATATGATTATTTTGCATGTTTATTGGTACAATATACAGCTACAATTTTCCATCCCGCTGGAACTTGCAAAATGGGTCCGTCTTGGGACAAAGATGCTGTTGTTGATTCAAGATTGCGAGTTCATGGAATTAAAAATTTACGGGTTATAGATGCATCAATAATGCCTACAGTGGTTAGAGGAAATACAAACGCACCTACAATAATGATTGGTGAAAAGGCATCGGATATGATTAAAGAAGATTGGGCGATCAAAGATTAg